The following coding sequences are from one Lycium ferocissimum isolate CSIRO_LF1 chromosome 3, AGI_CSIRO_Lferr_CH_V1, whole genome shotgun sequence window:
- the LOC132050340 gene encoding UDP-glycosyltransferase 76B1-like, translating into MEAEVQGRKGRRVLLFPLPLQGHINPMLQLANVLHSKGFSITVIHTNLNNSHNIQTNYPHFTFHSISDGLSEDEKSTTDVLFLLSLLNEKCVPHFEEALAQLLLEDPNNIACLISDAILHFTRVVADNFKLPRLVLRTGGVCSFLTFAAFPLLLHKGYFPLQESRLEEAIEELPPLRIKDLPVFKTCNMDALYEVMRGMIRETKASSGLILNSFEELEQSSMSKLREDFPIPIFSIGPFHSHFPASSSSLMSQDQTSISWLDTKAPNSVIYVSFGSIATIEVNDFVEIAWGLANSNHPFLWVVRPGSEWVESILPSELLEKVLDGRGYIVKWAPQQQVLANPAVGAFWTHNGWNSTLESICEGVPMICMPCFGDQMVNARYVSNVWKVGVQLENGLERTNIGNAIRTLMADGEEGNQIKERMLRLKEKANSCLKSGGSSYESLRSLTSHILSL; encoded by the exons ATGGAGGCTGAAGTGCAAGGAAGAAAGGGAAGACGGGTGTTGTTATTTCCATTGCCCTTGCAAGGCCACATAAACCCTATGCTTCAACTAGCAAATGTCCTTCACTCAAAAGGCTTTTCTATAACCGTTATCCACACCAACCTCAATAACTctcacaatattcaaacaaactATCCTCACTTCACATTTCACTCTATTTCTGATGGCTTATCTGAAGATGAAAAATCAACAACGGATgtcttatttcttctttctttgctCAATGAGAAATGTGTTCCACATTTCGAAGAGGCTTTGGCACAGTTATTGTTGGAAGATCCCAATAATATTGCTTGCTTAATATCTGATGCTATCTTGCACTTCACTAGGGTTGTTGCTGACAATTTTAAGCTTCCTAGGCTTGTTTTAAGGACCGGAGGAGTTTGTTCATTCTTGACTTTTGCTGCCTTCCCACTTCTCCTTCACAAAGGTTATTTTCCTCTTCAAG AATCTCGACTAGAGGAAGCAATTGAGGAACTTCCACCACTAAGAATTAAAGACCTTCCTGTATTCAAGACATGTAACATGGATGCACTTTATGAAGTAATGAGAGGAATGATACGAGAAACTAAAGCTTCATCTGGCCTGATTTTGAATTCATTCGAAGAACTTGAACAATCGTCGATGTCTAAACTCCGCGAGGATTTTCCTATCCCAATTTTCTCTATAGGCCCGTTCCACTCGCACTTTCCAGCTTCTTCCAGCAGCTTGATGTCACAAGACCAAACTTCAATCTCTTGGCTAGACACAAAAGCACCTAACTCTGTAATTTATGTGAGCTTTGGAAGCATCGCAACAATAGAAGTTAATGACTTTGTTGAGATTGCTTGGGGCTTGGCAAATAGCAATCACCCTTTCTTGTGGGTGGTTAGGCCCGGGTCAGAATGGGTCGAATCAATATTACCTAGTGAGTTGTTGGAGAAAGTACTGGATGGAAGAGGATACATTGTCAAGTGGGCTCCACAGCAACAAGTGTTGGCGAATCCTGCCGTTGGAGCGTTTTGGACTCACAACGGATGGAATTCAACATTGGAGAGTATTTGTGAAGGGGTACCAATGATTTGTATGCCATGTTTCGGTGATCAAATGGTGAACGCAAG GTACGTTAGCAATGTTTGGAAAGTAGGGGTGCAATTAGAGAATGGCTTGGAGAGGACAAACATTGGGAATGCAATTAGAACGTTGATGGCGGATGGGGAAGAAGGGAACCAAATTAAAGAAAGAATGTTACGGCTGAAGGAGAAGGCAAATTCATGTCTAAAGTCAGGTGGCTCTTCTTATGAGTCTTTGAGGAGCCTTACTAGTCACATCTTATCACTTTGA
- the LOC132050341 gene encoding aquaporin PIP2-4-like, producing MTKEVEAVTERPAEFSAKDYTDPPPAPLVDFEELTQWSFYRAIIAEFIATLLFLYVTILTVIGYKHQSDLANGGDVCGGVGILGIAWAFGGMIFILVYCTAGISGGHINPAVTFGLFLARKVSLIRAVLYMVAQCLGAICGVGFVKAFQSAYYNRYGGGVNVMAGGHNKGVGLGAEIIGTFVLVYTVFSATDPKRSARDSHVPVLAPLPIGFAVFMVHLATIPITGTGINPARSFGAAVIYNGDKAWDEHWIFWVGPFIGAFAAALYHQFVLRASAIKALGSFRSNA from the exons ATGACTAAAGAAGTTGAAGCAGTAACAGAGAGACCAGCAGAATTTTCTGCAAAAGACTATACTGACCCTCCGCCAGCACCATTAGTGGACTTTGAGGAACTAACACAATGGTCATTTTACAGGGCAATTATTGCTGAATTCATTGCCACTTTGTTGTTCCTTTATGTTACTATACTGACAGTGATTGGATACAAACACCAATCAGATTTGGCTAATGGAGGTGATGTATGCGGTGGTGTTGGTATTCTTGGTATTGCTTGGGCTTTTGGtggcatgattttcattcttgttTACTGCACTGCCGGTATCTCTG GAGGACACATCAACCCAGCAGTGACATTTGGGCTGTTCTTGGCAAGGAAAGTATCACTAATCAGGGCAGTTTTGTACATGGTGGCCCAGTGTTTGGGTGCAATTTGTGGTGTGGGTTTCGTCAAGGCTTTCCAATCAGCTTACTACAATAGGTATGGTGGTGGTGTTAATGTTATGGCTGGTGGTCATAACAAGGGTGTTGGATTGGGCGCGGAGATTATTGGTACCTTTGTTTTGGTCTACACTGTCTTCTCTGCCACTGACCCCAAGAGGAGTGCCAGAGACTCTCATGTCCCT GTGTTGGCACCACTTCCAATTGGAtttgctgtgtttatggttcacttAGCCACCATACCAATTACTGGAACTGGCATTAATCCAGCTAGGAGTTTTGGTGCTGCTGTTATTTACAATGGTGACAAGGCATGGGATGAACACTGGATTTTCTGGGTGGGCCCATTCATTGGAGCATTTGCCGCCGCCCTCTACCACCAGTTTGTACTCCGTGCAAGTGCTATCAAAGCTCTAGGTTCATTCAGGAGCAACGcctaa